A window of the Planococcus citri chromosome 4, ihPlaCitr1.1, whole genome shotgun sequence genome harbors these coding sequences:
- the LOC135845797 gene encoding protein D3-like, with protein sequence MSRYFCFSIRNFKIFKMRYFQLVELLLPILLFSLLWSNVQSVSKMDKDDIVPDAVSVAPEEICSITYPSGSTVNLGNELAPAQVKDQPVINWKAENDKFYTLFFIDPDAPSRADPKLRQAVHWLVSNIPGSDISKGEVLTEFIGSGPPQGTGLHRYTFLIYKQPGKIDLKDHPRITNKSVAGRFGFKVSDWTAKYNLGNPVAGNYYQAQFDDYVPILHKQLGL encoded by the exons ATGAGtagatatttttgtttttctattcgaaattttaaaattttcaagatgcgGTATTTTCAGCTTGTTGAGTTACTTCTTCCTATCTTACTCTTCAGTCTC CTTTGGTCAAATGTACAATCCGTTAGTAAAATGGATAAGGATGATATAGTTCCAGACGCTGTTTCAGTTGCTCCAGAAGAGATCTGTtca ATCACGTACCCTAGCGGTTCTACCGTGAATTTGGGCAATGAATTGGCACCGGCCCAAGTCAAAGACCAACCAGTCATtaattggaaagctgaaaatgataaattctaCACATTATTTTTCATAG ATCCAGATGCACCAAGTCGAGCAGATCCTAAACTTCGACAAGCAGTTCACTGGCTCGTTAGTAACATACCAGGCTCAGATATCTCTAAGGGTGAAGTTTTAACCGAATTCATCGGCTCAGGACCGCCACAAGGAACTG GACTTCATCGTTACACATTCCTGATCTATAAGCAACCTGGCAAGATTGATTTAAAAGATCATCCTCGTATTACCAATAA ATCAGTAGCAGGTCGTTTTGGATTCAAAGTCTCCGATTGGACTGCTAAGTACAATTTGGGCAACCCTGTAGCCGGTAATTACTATCAAGCCCAGTTCGACGACTACGTACCAATATTACATAAGCAACTCGGATTATAG